The Candidatus Cloacimonadota bacterium genome has a segment encoding these proteins:
- a CDS encoding sulfite exporter TauE/SafE family protein — protein MNIEFFLLCLLIILASSMLQGLTGFGFSILSLPLLTLLLSPKTAVPILVLYSIIINIVVFFSARKAFELKRIWILMIFGIIGVPIGTHFLITFNDNLIKLCIGIFITVFGLLLLLGFRQKIKHEKVSMIPIGFVSGILSGSVSIGGPPVILFLSNQGVNKQVFRANLAVYFFILNIFTIPVYIYTGLISEQVLNYSIKFFPALVIGVVAGNVFSKKIKEEHFRKVVLVLLVLMGILSIVSSLKTI, from the coding sequence TTGAATATCGAATTCTTCCTTCTCTGCTTGCTCATCATCCTTGCGTCTTCTATGCTGCAGGGATTGACCGGTTTCGGCTTTTCGATTCTTTCCCTGCCTTTGTTGACACTTCTACTCTCTCCCAAAACAGCAGTTCCGATTTTAGTTCTCTATTCCATAATTATCAATATTGTCGTCTTTTTTTCAGCCAGAAAAGCATTTGAACTGAAAAGGATTTGGATATTAATGATTTTTGGAATTATCGGAGTTCCGATTGGAACGCATTTTCTGATCACTTTCAATGATAATTTGATAAAATTATGCATCGGCATTTTCATCACGGTTTTTGGATTATTATTACTTCTGGGATTTCGGCAGAAGATCAAACACGAAAAAGTTTCGATGATCCCGATTGGATTTGTCAGCGGGATTTTGAGCGGAAGTGTTTCGATTGGAGGACCTCCGGTAATTTTGTTTCTCTCCAATCAAGGTGTAAATAAACAGGTTTTCAGGGCAAATCTGGCAGTCTATTTTTTCATTTTGAACATTTTCACAATTCCTGTTTATATTTATACCGGTTTGATTTCAGAACAAGTTCTGAACTACTCGATAAAGTTTTTTCCGGCTTTGGTGATTGGTGTTGTTGCTGGAAATGTTTTTTCTAAAAAGATAAAGGAAGAGCATTTCCGAAAAGTTGTATTAGTCCTTTTGGTTTTGATGGGAATTTTATCGATTGTTTCGAGTTTGAAAACAATTTAA